The following coding sequences lie in one Paracidovorax avenae genomic window:
- a CDS encoding Crp/Fnr family transcriptional regulator, producing MFPIPSTDPSVPCEVAAAGQVLRQRRQQSASVLHLDSGRVVFGVREEGQLRHQLGAVDGPFWLDAASALLGQPCPVDMVADSRVQLRRVPLDAFRHEVALLPDTVQRLVRDMAAGYLQQTELAVSRLAQDAEARCAQWLLRHAEPADGGALRVTLSQRKRLIAAQLGIAPETFSRVLRHLREHGLVAGTGNVLVLPQPGELQMVAGG from the coding sequence ATGTTCCCCATCCCTTCCACCGATCCTTCCGTGCCGTGCGAGGTGGCCGCCGCAGGCCAGGTGCTGCGCCAGCGCCGCCAGCAGTCCGCCTCGGTGCTGCACCTCGACAGCGGCCGCGTCGTTTTCGGGGTGCGCGAGGAAGGGCAGCTCAGGCATCAGCTCGGTGCGGTGGACGGGCCCTTCTGGCTCGATGCCGCGTCGGCCCTGCTCGGCCAGCCCTGCCCCGTGGACATGGTGGCGGATTCGCGCGTGCAACTGCGCCGCGTGCCCCTGGACGCGTTCCGCCACGAAGTGGCACTGCTGCCGGACACGGTGCAGCGCCTGGTGCGCGACATGGCCGCCGGCTACCTGCAGCAGACCGAACTGGCCGTGAGCCGCCTCGCGCAGGATGCGGAAGCCCGCTGCGCCCAATGGCTGCTGCGCCATGCCGAGCCTGCCGACGGCGGGGCGCTGCGTGTCACCCTCAGCCAGCGCAAGCGCCTCATCGCAGCGCAGCTCGGCATCGCGCCCGAGACCTTCTCGCGCGTGCTGCGGCACTTGCGCGAGCACGGCCTCGTTGCCGGCACCGGCAACGTGCTGGTGCTTCCGCAGCCGGGCGAGCTGCAGATGGTGGCCGGCGGCTGA
- a CDS encoding diguanylate cyclase — MSVPPAPPAAAGRGRLRAFATVHDGRESHWHMPGPLVLRVIAAAVAAVLLAGGLAAWIVARSAQQEALERLMERQTDEVETIALLLSSKIEQNQRVLAALAESIPTPLPDSPGALDALLGQGLPAARFFDALQIARQDGSLGLYWQNGRLHPGAQLDPAERDQLRRTLLEGKPLVSGVIGNGSADARIMFSLPLRAAEDGGVQGALAGTLRLQSQGLLPPSMALPARAGSTLVVFSRDGAILAHPDPARVLGLVRNETGLSQVYERALQGGQAAVAGRGFSELVAGQLVSVAGVPLPQWLVARVSDVRASDLDLLAGGGQRGLGRAAAATACAALLAAIAIAVLAQPLTRLCRRVARAHPTGIADDAPWPAGGGEVDALAQVCRALVDDCRLAQHRAGVLQDQFQAVLDHAPAGIVITRAEQVLVVGLEACHLLGYEPHELQGQPARMLYASDAAYAEVGRRVRAEFAAHGAFDGDVCFVRKDGGAVWARVLGRAVRDGAVAEGGGTVWMLEDLTAAREARRQQDWPAGHDSLTQLANREAFQQRLHALLADRAKSSMLVRSVFRHGAVPADPVQETPGGAETLLPSAAPEAGVVLFLDLDHFTVVNAIAGHDAGDDVLRHVGRLIETQVRHVGWAARLGGDEFAVVLPGCALPRGLAIAQQLCAAVHAWEPAYAGRTYTLGVSIGLVPLDGGAYDVPTVLHAADMACYEAKRAGRNRVEVRWLRPDHPLGSTPVDGNVQA; from the coding sequence ATGAGCGTGCCGCCCGCTCCGCCCGCGGCGGCAGGGCGCGGCCGCCTGCGCGCGTTCGCCACCGTGCACGACGGGCGCGAGTCGCACTGGCACATGCCCGGCCCGCTGGTGCTGCGCGTGATCGCCGCCGCCGTGGCGGCCGTGCTGCTGGCCGGTGGACTGGCCGCCTGGATCGTGGCGCGCTCCGCCCAGCAGGAGGCGCTGGAGCGGCTCATGGAACGCCAGACCGACGAGGTCGAGACGATCGCGCTGCTGCTGTCCAGCAAGATCGAGCAGAACCAGCGCGTGCTGGCCGCGCTGGCCGAGAGCATTCCCACACCGCTGCCCGATTCGCCGGGCGCGCTCGACGCCCTCCTGGGCCAGGGGCTGCCCGCGGCGCGCTTCTTCGATGCGCTGCAGATCGCGCGGCAGGACGGCAGCCTCGGCCTGTACTGGCAGAACGGGCGGCTGCACCCCGGCGCGCAGCTCGACCCCGCCGAGCGCGACCAGTTGCGGCGCACGCTGCTGGAGGGCAAGCCGCTCGTGTCCGGCGTGATCGGCAATGGTTCCGCCGATGCTCGCATCATGTTCAGCCTGCCGCTGCGCGCGGCCGAGGACGGCGGGGTGCAGGGTGCGCTCGCGGGCACGCTGCGGCTGCAGTCGCAGGGCCTGCTGCCGCCGTCGATGGCGCTGCCGGCACGGGCCGGCTCGACGCTGGTGGTCTTTTCGCGCGACGGCGCCATCCTCGCGCACCCGGACCCGGCCCGCGTCCTCGGGCTGGTGCGCAACGAGACCGGCCTGTCGCAGGTGTACGAGCGGGCGCTGCAGGGCGGCCAGGCTGCGGTGGCGGGGCGCGGATTCTCGGAGTTGGTGGCCGGACAGCTCGTGAGCGTGGCGGGCGTGCCGCTGCCCCAGTGGCTGGTGGCGCGCGTGAGCGATGTACGCGCCTCGGATCTGGACCTGCTGGCCGGCGGTGGCCAGCGTGGCCTGGGGCGCGCGGCGGCCGCCACGGCCTGCGCGGCCCTGCTCGCGGCCATCGCCATCGCCGTGCTGGCCCAACCCCTCACACGGCTGTGCCGGCGCGTGGCGCGCGCCCATCCCACCGGCATCGCCGACGATGCGCCCTGGCCGGCAGGGGGCGGCGAGGTGGACGCCCTCGCGCAGGTCTGCCGCGCGCTGGTGGACGATTGCCGCCTGGCGCAGCACCGGGCGGGCGTGCTGCAGGACCAGTTCCAGGCCGTGCTGGACCATGCGCCCGCCGGCATCGTCATCACCCGAGCCGAGCAGGTGCTGGTGGTCGGGCTGGAGGCCTGCCACCTGCTCGGCTACGAACCGCATGAACTGCAAGGGCAGCCAGCGCGGATGCTCTACGCGAGCGATGCGGCCTATGCCGAAGTGGGCCGGCGCGTGCGCGCCGAGTTCGCCGCGCACGGCGCCTTCGACGGCGATGTCTGCTTCGTCCGCAAGGACGGCGGCGCGGTCTGGGCGCGGGTGCTGGGCCGGGCGGTGCGCGACGGCGCCGTGGCGGAAGGCGGAGGCACCGTGTGGATGCTGGAGGATCTGACCGCGGCGCGCGAGGCACGGCGCCAGCAGGACTGGCCTGCGGGTCACGACTCCCTCACGCAGCTCGCCAACCGCGAGGCATTCCAGCAGCGCCTGCACGCCTTGCTGGCGGATCGTGCGAAAAGCTCCATGTTGGTGCGTTCGGTGTTTCGCCATGGTGCGGTTCCTGCCGATCCCGTGCAGGAGACCCCCGGTGGCGCCGAGACGTTGCTGCCGTCCGCTGCACCAGAAGCGGGCGTGGTGCTGTTCCTCGATCTCGACCATTTCACGGTGGTGAATGCGATCGCCGGGCATGACGCGGGTGACGACGTGCTGCGCCACGTGGGCCGGCTCATCGAGACGCAGGTGCGGCACGTGGGATGGGCCGCCCGGCTGGGCGGGGACGAGTTCGCGGTGGTGCTGCCCGGCTGCGCACTGCCGCGCGGCCTGGCGATCGCCCAGCAGTTGTGCGCGGCCGTGCATGCCTGGGAGCCGGCCTACGCCGGCCGCACCTATACGCTGGGGGTGAGCATCGGACTCGTGCCGCTGGACGGGGGCGCCTACGACGTGCCCACCGTGCTGCATGCGGCCGACATGGCCTGCTACGAAGCCAAGCGCGCGGGCCGCAACCGTGTCGAGGTGCGGTGGCTGCGGCCGGACCACCCGCTCGGCAGCACGCCGGTGGACGGCAACGTGCAGGCCTGA
- the xdhB gene encoding xanthine dehydrogenase molybdopterin binding subunit, which yields MNRRDDTLPASTAPEGPLSRDADADPVAVRADAEGAAGPMAGEAPPPGLDGTPRSARRAVGASPIHESARAQVAGTAQYIDDLPEWKGTLHAAPILSPVAHGRLRGVDAAAARALAGVRDVVLAADVPGDPVLAAFAHDEPVFARDTVQFAGQVVGLVLADTVAQARRAARRVQLDIEELPPVLSVHEALAQESYVLPPVTVRRGDAAAALAAAQHRLQGTLEVGGQEHFYLEGQIAYVLPQEQGQWQVHSSTQHPGEVQHWVAHALGIDSHRVTVSCRRMGGGFGGKETQAGHLAVWAAVAARKAGRPVKLRLDRDDDFMVTGKRHPFAYDWDVGFDNDGRIQGLRLRMAVNCGFSADLSGPVADRAVFHCDNAYFLENVEIASYRCKTNLQSHTAFRGFGGPQGVIAIETILGDIARALGRDPLDVRMANLYGLEDRNVTHYQMAVEDNILPDLLPRLEQSSQYRQRREAVAAWNARHPTLKRGVSITPVKFGISFTATLFNQAGALVHVYTDGSVQVNHGGTEMGQGLHTKVAQIVADELGVPLDRVLVTASDTSKVPNASATAASSGTDLNGRAAQFAARHVRDNLAAFVAGLDHCGAGAVHFENGRITSPTRTHAWRDVVQAAYANRIQLWSDGFYRTPKIHYDKTTLTGRPFYYFAYGAACTEVAIDTLTGESRVLAVDILHDAGRSINPAIDIGQIEGGFVQGMGWLTTEQLVWDGQGRLATHAPSTYKIPATGDIPAHFRVDLWHEANREDNVGGSKAVGEPPFMLAVSVYEALRDAVAAAHADASKGVSPDGPVRLVAPATAENVLRAIGGVAD from the coding sequence ATGAACCGCCGCGACGACACCCTGCCCGCCAGCACCGCCCCCGAAGGCCCCCTGAGCCGCGACGCGGATGCGGACCCGGTGGCCGTCCGCGCCGACGCGGAAGGCGCGGCCGGCCCGATGGCCGGCGAAGCCCCGCCGCCCGGCCTGGACGGCACGCCGCGCAGCGCACGCCGCGCCGTGGGCGCCTCCCCCATCCACGAAAGCGCCCGCGCCCAGGTGGCGGGCACGGCGCAGTACATCGACGACCTGCCCGAATGGAAGGGCACGCTGCACGCGGCGCCCATCCTCTCGCCCGTGGCGCACGGCCGCCTGCGCGGCGTGGATGCCGCGGCGGCCCGCGCCCTGGCCGGCGTGCGCGACGTCGTGCTGGCGGCCGACGTGCCGGGCGATCCGGTGCTCGCCGCCTTCGCGCACGACGAGCCGGTGTTCGCCCGGGACACGGTGCAGTTCGCGGGCCAGGTGGTCGGCCTCGTGCTGGCCGACACCGTGGCGCAGGCGCGGCGCGCCGCGCGGCGGGTCCAGCTGGACATCGAGGAACTGCCGCCCGTGCTTTCAGTGCACGAGGCGCTGGCACAGGAGAGCTACGTGCTGCCGCCCGTCACCGTGCGCCGCGGCGATGCGGCCGCGGCCCTGGCCGCGGCGCAGCACCGCCTGCAGGGCACGCTCGAAGTGGGCGGCCAGGAGCATTTCTACCTGGAAGGCCAGATCGCCTACGTCCTGCCGCAGGAGCAGGGCCAGTGGCAGGTGCATTCGAGCACCCAGCACCCGGGCGAGGTACAGCACTGGGTGGCGCACGCGCTGGGCATCGACAGCCACCGCGTCACCGTGTCCTGCCGCCGCATGGGCGGAGGCTTCGGCGGCAAGGAGACGCAGGCCGGTCACCTGGCCGTCTGGGCCGCCGTGGCCGCGCGCAAGGCCGGGCGCCCCGTGAAGCTGCGCCTGGACCGCGACGACGACTTCATGGTCACGGGCAAGCGCCACCCCTTCGCCTACGACTGGGACGTGGGCTTCGACAATGACGGCCGCATCCAGGGCCTGCGGCTGCGCATGGCCGTGAACTGCGGCTTCTCCGCAGACCTCTCCGGCCCGGTGGCCGACCGCGCCGTCTTCCATTGCGACAACGCGTACTTCCTCGAGAACGTGGAGATCGCCTCCTACCGCTGCAAGACGAATTTGCAGAGCCACACCGCGTTCCGCGGCTTCGGCGGGCCGCAGGGGGTGATCGCCATCGAGACCATCCTCGGCGACATCGCGCGCGCTCTCGGCCGCGATCCGCTGGACGTGCGCATGGCCAACCTCTACGGGCTGGAGGACCGCAACGTCACGCACTACCAGATGGCCGTGGAAGACAACATCCTGCCCGACCTGCTGCCGCGGCTGGAGCAGTCCTCGCAGTACCGCCAGCGGCGCGAGGCCGTGGCGGCCTGGAACGCCCGCCACCCGACGCTCAAGCGCGGTGTGTCCATCACGCCGGTGAAGTTCGGCATCAGCTTCACGGCCACGCTCTTCAACCAGGCCGGCGCGCTGGTCCACGTCTATACCGACGGCAGCGTGCAGGTGAACCACGGCGGCACGGAGATGGGCCAGGGACTGCACACCAAGGTGGCGCAGATCGTGGCCGACGAACTCGGCGTACCACTGGACCGCGTGCTGGTCACCGCGAGCGACACCAGCAAGGTGCCCAATGCCAGCGCCACCGCGGCATCCAGCGGCACCGACCTCAACGGCCGGGCAGCGCAGTTCGCCGCGCGCCACGTGCGCGACAACCTCGCGGCCTTCGTCGCGGGCCTGGACCACTGCGGCGCGGGCGCGGTGCATTTCGAGAACGGCCGGATCACCTCGCCGACACGCACGCATGCGTGGCGCGACGTGGTGCAGGCCGCCTACGCCAACCGCATCCAGCTCTGGAGCGACGGCTTCTACCGCACGCCCAAGATCCACTACGACAAGACGACGCTCACCGGGCGCCCGTTCTACTACTTCGCCTACGGCGCGGCCTGCACCGAGGTGGCGATCGACACGCTCACCGGCGAGAGCCGCGTGCTGGCGGTGGACATCCTCCACGACGCGGGCCGCAGCATCAACCCCGCCATCGACATCGGCCAGATCGAAGGCGGCTTCGTGCAGGGCATGGGCTGGCTCACCACCGAGCAGCTCGTCTGGGACGGCCAGGGCCGGCTCGCCACGCACGCGCCCAGCACCTACAAGATCCCGGCCACGGGCGACATCCCGGCCCACTTCCGGGTGGACCTGTGGCACGAGGCCAACCGCGAGGACAACGTGGGCGGCAGCAAGGCCGTGGGCGAGCCGCCCTTCATGCTGGCCGTGAGCGTCTATGAAGCGCTGCGCGATGCCGTGGCAGCGGCGCACGCGGATGCATCGAAGGGCGTTTCGCCGGACGGGCCGGTGCGCCTGGTGGCGCCGGCCACCGCCGAGAACGTGCTGCGCGCGATCGGTGGCGTGGCGGACTGA
- the xdhA gene encoding xanthine dehydrogenase small subunit, whose product MNAASRPIRFLRRGQPVTLAHVPPDRTLLEVLREDLGDCGTKEGCGEGDCGACTVVLGSEEGGRLRLRAVNSCIRLAHAIDGMALWTVEDLAQDPLIQRDAPAPLHPAQEAMVQCHGSQCGFCTPGFVMSLFGMYQNHVCQGRAVTREMAVAELSGNLCRCTGYRPILDAAVRMAELPAQPVDEGAVLERLRELRNPVAAPQDGTPGYLAPETLAGLLAARAAHPDAQIVAGTTDVGLWITKQHRRFERVLDVTRAEELRRIDAADGHLSIGAAATLDDAFAALAAHWPALRRFAERFAGLPVRNAGTLGGNVANGSPIGDSMPVLIALGARIVLASVRGERSLPLEDFYTGYRRNLLAPDEIVARIDVPLPAPGDRLAAYKVSKRFDDDISAVCLAVLLTVRDGAVQSARIGAGGVAAVPARARGAEAALAGQPWSEAAALRAGEALQAEFTPISDMRASGAYRRAVLASLMRRCWLESPEHPGGLGALTVSLEQLVPVAQAQAEEQA is encoded by the coding sequence ATGAACGCTGCCTCCCGACCGATCCGCTTCCTCCGCCGCGGCCAGCCCGTGACGCTGGCCCATGTTCCGCCCGACCGCACGCTGCTGGAAGTGCTGCGCGAGGACCTGGGCGACTGCGGCACCAAGGAGGGCTGCGGCGAGGGCGACTGCGGCGCCTGCACCGTGGTGCTGGGCTCGGAGGAAGGGGGCCGGCTGCGCCTGCGGGCCGTGAACAGCTGCATCCGCCTCGCACACGCGATCGACGGCATGGCGCTGTGGACGGTGGAAGACCTCGCGCAGGATCCGCTCATCCAGCGCGACGCGCCCGCACCGCTGCATCCCGCGCAGGAAGCCATGGTGCAGTGCCACGGGTCGCAGTGCGGCTTCTGCACGCCGGGCTTCGTGATGAGCCTGTTCGGCATGTACCAGAACCATGTCTGCCAGGGCCGCGCCGTCACGCGCGAGATGGCCGTGGCGGAGCTTTCGGGCAACCTGTGCCGTTGCACCGGCTACCGCCCGATCCTGGACGCCGCCGTGCGGATGGCCGAACTGCCGGCCCAGCCGGTGGACGAAGGCGCGGTGCTGGAGCGGCTGCGGGAGCTGCGGAACCCGGTGGCGGCACCCCAGGACGGCACGCCCGGCTATCTGGCGCCGGAGACGCTCGCCGGACTGCTGGCAGCTCGTGCCGCGCATCCCGATGCACAAATCGTCGCGGGCACCACCGACGTGGGCCTGTGGATCACCAAGCAGCACCGCCGCTTCGAGCGCGTGCTGGACGTCACCCGGGCCGAGGAACTGCGGCGCATCGATGCCGCGGACGGCCACCTTTCCATCGGCGCGGCGGCCACGCTGGACGACGCCTTCGCCGCGCTGGCCGCGCACTGGCCGGCGCTGCGGCGCTTCGCCGAGCGCTTCGCCGGGCTGCCGGTGCGCAATGCGGGCACGCTGGGCGGCAACGTCGCCAACGGCTCGCCCATCGGCGATTCGATGCCGGTGCTGATCGCGCTCGGCGCGCGCATCGTGCTGGCCAGCGTGCGCGGCGAGCGCAGCCTGCCGCTGGAGGACTTCTATACGGGCTACCGCCGCAACCTGCTGGCTCCGGACGAGATCGTCGCGCGCATCGACGTGCCCCTGCCCGCGCCGGGCGACCGGCTGGCCGCCTACAAGGTGTCCAAGCGCTTCGACGACGACATCTCCGCCGTCTGCCTGGCCGTGCTGCTCACGGTGCGGGACGGCGCCGTGCAATCGGCCCGCATCGGCGCGGGCGGCGTGGCCGCGGTGCCGGCGCGCGCACGCGGCGCCGAGGCGGCGCTCGCCGGCCAGCCCTGGAGCGAGGCGGCCGCGCTGCGCGCGGGCGAGGCCCTGCAGGCGGAGTTCACTCCCATATCCGACATGCGCGCCAGCGGTGCCTACCGGCGCGCCGTGCTGGCCTCGCTGATGCGGCGCTGCTGGCTGGAGAGCCCGGAGCATCCCGGAGGGCTTGGCGCCCTTACCGTATCGCTCGAACAGCTCGTGCCGGTGGCACAGGCGCAGGCGGAGGAACAGGCATGA
- a CDS encoding ABC transporter ATP-binding protein, whose protein sequence is MNAPPSPPAATGAPPRLQLSGITKRYPAVVANSGVSLTVQPGEVHAVLGENGAGKSTLMKIIYGSVKPDEGAVWFDGRPVSIRNPQEARQLGIAMVFQHFSLFDTLTVAENVWLGLDKGLALAEVTRRIRDTAAQYGLDIDPLRPVHTLSVGEMQRVEIIRALLTSPRLLILDEPTSVLTPQAVEKLFVVLRQLSAEGCSILYISHKLHEIRALCTACTVLRGGKVTGVCNPSEESNASLSRLMIGAEPPALQHRPARTGDAVLEVEGLSLQREDPFGVELIDIGFSVRAGEVVGIAGVSGNGQKELLYALSGEDTRAAPAMVRVAGRPAGRMGPRARRALGLHFVPEERLGRGAVPTMGLADNLLLTRSDCVGSGGWVRTGALAAQARRIIERFQVKAGGPQAAAKSLSGGNLQKFIVGREIDAGPKLLIVSQPTWGVDVGAAAQIRGEILALRDAGCAVLVLSEELDELFEISDRLHVIAKGHLSPSIDRADATVERIGEWMSGLWNADVQAHLGRRESEDHPEGVHAQA, encoded by the coding sequence ATGAATGCTCCCCCCTCCCCGCCAGCTGCCACCGGTGCGCCGCCGCGCCTGCAGCTGTCGGGCATCACCAAGCGCTACCCGGCCGTGGTGGCCAACAGCGGCGTGTCGCTCACCGTGCAGCCCGGCGAGGTGCATGCGGTGCTCGGCGAGAACGGTGCCGGCAAGTCCACGCTGATGAAGATCATCTACGGATCGGTCAAGCCCGACGAGGGCGCGGTGTGGTTCGACGGCCGGCCCGTGTCCATCCGCAACCCGCAGGAGGCGCGCCAACTGGGCATCGCCATGGTGTTCCAGCATTTCAGCCTGTTCGACACCCTCACGGTGGCCGAGAACGTGTGGCTGGGGCTGGACAAGGGACTGGCGCTGGCCGAGGTCACGCGTCGCATCCGCGACACCGCGGCGCAATACGGCCTGGACATCGATCCGCTGCGCCCGGTGCACACGCTGTCGGTGGGCGAGATGCAGCGGGTGGAGATCATCCGCGCGCTGCTCACCTCGCCGCGCCTGCTGATCCTGGACGAGCCCACGTCGGTGCTCACGCCCCAGGCGGTGGAAAAGCTTTTCGTGGTGCTGCGCCAGCTGAGCGCCGAGGGCTGCAGCATCCTCTACATCAGCCACAAGCTGCACGAGATCCGCGCGCTGTGCACGGCGTGCACGGTGCTGCGCGGCGGCAAGGTGACGGGCGTGTGCAATCCCTCCGAGGAGTCGAACGCCTCGCTGTCGCGGCTCATGATCGGCGCGGAGCCGCCGGCCCTGCAGCACCGGCCCGCGCGCACGGGCGACGCCGTGCTGGAGGTCGAAGGCCTCAGCCTGCAGCGGGAGGACCCGTTCGGCGTGGAGCTGATCGACATCGGCTTTTCCGTGCGGGCCGGCGAGGTGGTCGGCATCGCCGGCGTGTCGGGCAACGGCCAGAAGGAACTGCTCTACGCGCTCTCGGGAGAGGACACGCGCGCCGCACCGGCCATGGTGCGCGTGGCGGGCCGCCCCGCGGGCCGCATGGGCCCGCGCGCACGCCGTGCGCTGGGCCTGCATTTCGTGCCCGAGGAACGCCTGGGCCGCGGCGCCGTGCCCACCATGGGCCTGGCCGACAACCTGCTGCTCACGCGCTCCGACTGCGTCGGCTCGGGCGGCTGGGTGCGCACCGGCGCGCTGGCCGCGCAGGCGCGCCGCATCATCGAGCGCTTCCAGGTGAAGGCCGGAGGCCCGCAGGCGGCGGCGAAGTCGCTCTCCGGCGGCAACCTGCAGAAATTCATCGTGGGCCGCGAGATCGACGCCGGCCCGAAGCTGCTGATCGTCTCGCAGCCCACCTGGGGCGTGGACGTGGGCGCGGCTGCGCAGATCCGCGGCGAGATCCTGGCGCTGCGCGACGCGGGCTGCGCGGTGCTGGTGCTGAGCGAGGAGCTGGACGAGCTGTTCGAGATCTCCGACCGCCTGCACGTGATCGCCAAGGGGCATCTGTCGCCCTCCATCGACCGGGCCGACGCCACGGTGGAGCGCATCGGAGAATGGATGAGCGGCCTGTGGAACGCCGACGTGCAGGCGCACCTGGGCCGCCGGGAAAGCGAAGACCATCCGGAGGGCGTGCATGCTCAAGCTTGA
- a CDS encoding ABC transporter permease: MLKLEPRPQASRLWTYGSPLLALAFTVLIGVLLFAALGKDPVRGLQVFFWEPVKTQYAIGELMVKATPLLLIALGLAVCFRSNVWNIGAEGQFVIGAVAAGGIALLADKTTGPWIVPAILVAGVLGGMCWAGITALLRDRFNANEILVSLMLVYVATLVLGYLVYGPWKDPMGYNFPQTRTFERVTQIPRLMQGSRVTIGLPIALAAAAALWVFLFRTRAGFAQQVGGLAPAAARYAGFSSRRALWTALLISGGAAGLAGALEVAGPLGQLTPYVPAGYGFAAIIVAFVGRLHPVGMVFSALLMSMFYIGGELAQSRLGLPKSLTGVFQGLLLFTLLACDTLIAYRVRWVGAPARKGAA, from the coding sequence ATGCTCAAGCTTGAACCGCGTCCGCAGGCCTCGCGCCTGTGGACCTATGGCTCGCCGCTGCTCGCGCTGGCCTTCACCGTGCTGATCGGCGTCCTGCTGTTCGCCGCCCTGGGCAAGGACCCGGTGCGCGGCCTGCAGGTGTTCTTCTGGGAGCCGGTCAAGACGCAATACGCGATCGGCGAACTGATGGTCAAGGCCACGCCGCTGCTGCTGATCGCGCTGGGGCTGGCCGTGTGCTTCCGCTCCAACGTGTGGAACATCGGCGCGGAAGGCCAGTTCGTGATCGGCGCCGTGGCCGCGGGCGGCATCGCGCTGCTGGCGGACAAGACCACCGGGCCGTGGATCGTGCCGGCCATTCTGGTGGCCGGCGTGCTGGGCGGCATGTGCTGGGCCGGCATCACCGCGCTGCTGCGCGACCGCTTCAACGCCAACGAGATCCTGGTCAGCCTGATGCTGGTCTACGTGGCCACGCTGGTGCTGGGCTACCTCGTCTATGGCCCGTGGAAGGACCCGATGGGCTACAACTTCCCGCAGACCCGCACCTTCGAGCGGGTGACGCAGATCCCGCGCCTGATGCAGGGCTCGCGCGTGACCATCGGCCTGCCGATCGCGCTGGCCGCCGCCGCGGCGCTGTGGGTGTTCCTGTTCCGCACGCGGGCCGGCTTCGCCCAGCAGGTGGGCGGGCTCGCCCCGGCCGCCGCGCGCTATGCCGGCTTCTCGTCGCGCCGTGCGCTGTGGACGGCGCTGCTCATCTCCGGGGGCGCGGCCGGCCTGGCGGGCGCGCTGGAAGTGGCCGGTCCCCTGGGCCAGCTCACGCCCTACGTGCCGGCGGGCTACGGCTTCGCGGCCATCATCGTGGCCTTCGTGGGGCGCCTGCATCCGGTGGGCATGGTGTTCTCCGCGCTGCTCATGAGCATGTTCTACATCGGCGGTGAGCTCGCCCAGTCGCGCCTCGGGCTGCCGAAATCGCTCACGGGCGTGTTCCAGGGCCTGCTGCTGTTCACGCTGCTGGCCTGCGACACGCTGATCGCCTACCGCGTGCGCTGGGTCGGCGCGCCGGCCCGGAAAGGAGCCGCGTGA
- a CDS encoding ABC transporter permease yields the protein MEAYALLLGSTLSAGTVLALAALGLLINEKAGIVNLGAEGIMLCAAIAGFATAVHTGSTWAGFAAGMGAGALLAAVFGVLVIWLNTNQYATGLALSLFGAGFSAFAGIQYVQAKLPTLPQYALPVLGDLPLVGPALFRQHPLVYGAMALTAGLAWFLYRSRAGLVLRSVGESPESAHALGYPVRRIRFAAVVAGGALCGLSGAYISTVYTPLWVEGMVAGRGWIALALTTFATWRPARVLLGAYLFGGVTMLQFHLQATGVQVASQLLSMLPYVATIVVLALISRNPAWIRANMPASLGKPFHPGG from the coding sequence ATGGAAGCCTACGCACTGCTGCTGGGCTCCACGCTCAGCGCCGGCACCGTGCTGGCGCTCGCCGCGCTCGGGCTGCTCATCAACGAGAAGGCGGGCATCGTGAACCTCGGCGCCGAGGGCATCATGCTCTGCGCCGCCATCGCGGGCTTCGCCACGGCCGTGCACACCGGCAGCACCTGGGCGGGCTTCGCGGCCGGCATGGGCGCCGGGGCGCTGCTTGCCGCCGTCTTCGGCGTGCTGGTCATCTGGCTCAACACCAACCAGTACGCCACGGGGCTGGCCCTCAGCCTGTTCGGCGCGGGCTTCTCCGCCTTCGCCGGCATCCAGTACGTGCAGGCCAAGCTGCCCACGCTGCCGCAGTACGCGCTGCCGGTGCTGGGCGACCTGCCGCTGGTCGGGCCGGCGCTGTTCCGCCAGCATCCGCTGGTGTACGGCGCGATGGCGCTCACCGCGGGCCTGGCCTGGTTCCTCTACCGCTCTCGCGCGGGGCTGGTGCTGCGCTCGGTGGGCGAATCGCCCGAGTCCGCCCACGCGCTCGGCTACCCGGTGCGCCGCATCCGCTTCGCGGCGGTGGTGGCGGGCGGCGCGCTGTGCGGCCTGTCGGGCGCCTACATCTCCACGGTCTATACGCCGCTCTGGGTCGAGGGCATGGTGGCCGGCCGCGGCTGGATCGCGCTGGCGCTCACCACCTTCGCCACCTGGCGCCCGGCACGGGTGTTGCTTGGAGCCTATCTGTTCGGCGGCGTGACGATGCTGCAGTTCCACCTGCAGGCCACGGGCGTGCAGGTGGCCAGCCAGCTCCTGAGCATGCTGCCGTACGTGGCAACCATCGTGGTGCTGGCGCTGATCTCGCGCAATCCGGCCTGGATCCGCGCGAACATGCCCGCCTCGCTGGGCAAGCCGTTCCATCCCGGGGGCTGA